The following coding sequences are from one Cyanobacteriota bacterium window:
- a CDS encoding GNAT family N-acetyltransferase, translating to MVEWSLPGYRLKPGSGLHRALLVKFMQRTYQEFSPHGDFNHIAQTVDFYLSKDTPLWWVEPESAQESGLPGFTVNPIACLWLGNSVDQVRGDRYTHIFLLYVVPEQRRRGIGTALVRYAEAWARERGDRQLGLQVFLANQPALKLYRQLGFQTQSLLMIKPL from the coding sequence ATGGTGGAATGGTCACTGCCTGGTTATCGCCTCAAACCTGGATCAGGGTTACACCGGGCACTGCTGGTTAAGTTTATGCAGCGTACCTATCAAGAGTTTTCACCCCATGGGGATTTCAACCACATCGCTCAAACCGTAGATTTCTATCTGTCTAAAGATACTCCCCTATGGTGGGTAGAGCCAGAATCAGCCCAGGAGTCAGGACTACCAGGCTTTACCGTTAACCCCATTGCCTGTCTGTGGCTGGGTAATTCCGTTGACCAAGTGCGGGGTGATCGCTACACCCACATCTTCTTACTCTACGTTGTGCCAGAACAGCGTCGTCGTGGCATTGGCACTGCGCTAGTGCGCTATGCTGAAGCCTGGGCACGGGAGCGAGGCGATCGTCAACTAGGACTGCAAGTGTTCCTAGCAAACCAGCCCGCCCTTAAGCTCTACCGACAACTAGGATTTCAAACCCAATCTCTATTGATGATCAAGCCTCTGTAG